The following proteins come from a genomic window of Rhodohalobacter sp. 614A:
- a CDS encoding 3-keto-disaccharide hydrolase — translation MNRDDFLKGSFSAAAVWSLFGIMGSGEIGADNQTIPGFQPIFNGRDLTGFTDVNTSKDTWKVKDGALVCTGKPIGVMRTEKQYENFILDVEWKFVDEGGNSGFFIWADGTPYKDEPFPTGVEIQMLDPGWPEINERPVEYAHGHLFPVMGLKGTIPDNPSDVVKGRSYALENRVKRAGNWNRYIVVCIDGTIKLSVNGKFVNGMRSTQRKKGYICPEAEGAEIHFRKIDIMELPGGILQPGQSAGEV, via the coding sequence ATGAATAGAGATGATTTTTTAAAGGGTAGCTTTTCAGCCGCGGCAGTGTGGTCTTTATTTGGAATCATGGGTTCTGGTGAGATTGGGGCTGATAATCAAACAATCCCTGGTTTTCAACCCATTTTTAATGGCCGGGATCTAACCGGCTTTACGGATGTTAATACATCCAAAGATACCTGGAAAGTGAAGGATGGAGCTCTGGTTTGTACTGGCAAACCTATAGGGGTAATGAGGACGGAAAAACAGTATGAAAATTTTATTCTGGACGTTGAGTGGAAATTTGTGGATGAAGGTGGAAATTCGGGGTTTTTCATCTGGGCTGATGGCACTCCTTATAAAGATGAGCCTTTTCCAACGGGCGTCGAGATTCAAATGCTTGATCCCGGATGGCCGGAAATAAACGAAAGACCTGTTGAATATGCGCACGGCCATCTTTTTCCTGTTATGGGTTTAAAAGGAACCATTCCCGACAATCCGTCTGATGTGGTGAAAGGCAGGAGTTACGCTCTCGAAAACAGAGTAAAAAGGGCTGGAAACTGGAACCGGTATATCGTTGTCTGTATTGACGGCACCATCAAGCTAAGTGTCAACGGAAAGTTTGTGAATGGTATGAGATCTACCCAAAGAAAAAAGGGATATATTTGTCCTGAAGCTGAAGGTGCCGAAATTCATTTCCGCAAGATCGATATAATGGAATTGCCGGGTGGAATTCTGCAACCCGGCCAATCTGCTGGAGAGGTTTAA
- a CDS encoding amidohydrolase family protein — protein sequence MNHTKLLLLFSSVLLLILSACQNKSAESDSFYSIEDFQSVEKIDAHVHLNIANPVVIEQGIEDNMKLITLNVANGRTPVAEQQRVALELKNDYPDRLAYTSAFSLEGFNDSETWQQNTMDYLEQSFENGAIGVKVWKNIGMELQDEDGNFVMVDDPQFDPIFEYLSQNNIPLFGHIGEPRNCWLPLEEMTVANDRDYFENNPKYHMYQHPEYPSYEEIVAARDNMLDKNPDLAFFGAHLGSMEWSIEMMSEHLDKYPHMILGMAHRIPHLQYLAQKDREALRNFFIKYQDRFLYSTDLHLYDSSNPEEVRQLAADTWKKDWEFFVTDNTLEVWQVEGSFQGLKLPKEVVDKIYRENARDRIPGLGL from the coding sequence ATGAATCACACCAAACTCCTCCTACTTTTCTCCTCCGTTTTACTTCTGATTTTGTCCGCCTGCCAAAATAAATCCGCTGAATCGGATAGCTTTTACAGTATTGAAGATTTTCAAAGTGTAGAAAAAATTGATGCCCATGTTCATTTGAATATAGCCAACCCCGTGGTTATTGAACAGGGAATTGAGGATAACATGAAATTGATTACCCTGAATGTTGCCAACGGAAGAACACCGGTGGCGGAGCAGCAACGTGTAGCTCTCGAGCTAAAGAATGATTATCCCGACAGGCTGGCGTACACCTCTGCTTTTTCCCTGGAGGGTTTTAATGATTCCGAAACCTGGCAGCAGAACACGATGGATTATCTTGAACAATCTTTTGAAAATGGAGCCATTGGCGTAAAAGTCTGGAAAAACATCGGTATGGAATTGCAAGATGAAGATGGAAATTTTGTGATGGTCGACGATCCTCAATTTGATCCCATTTTCGAATATCTCTCCCAGAACAACATTCCCCTTTTCGGTCATATCGGCGAACCCAGAAATTGCTGGCTTCCTCTTGAAGAAATGACTGTAGCAAATGATCGTGATTACTTCGAAAACAATCCGAAATATCATATGTATCAGCATCCGGAATATCCATCTTACGAAGAGATTGTCGCAGCGCGGGATAACATGCTGGATAAGAATCCGGACCTGGCTTTTTTCGGAGCCCATCTTGGCAGTATGGAATGGAGTATTGAAATGATGAGTGAGCATCTGGATAAATATCCGCATATGATTCTTGGCATGGCTCATCGAATTCCGCACCTGCAATACCTCGCTCAAAAAGACCGCGAAGCACTTCGAAACTTTTTTATCAAATACCAAGACCGCTTTTTATACTCAACCGATCTTCACCTTTATGATTCTTCCAATCCCGAAGAAGTAAGACAGCTTGCTGCGGATACATGGAAAAAAGACTGGGAGTTTTTTGTAACCGACAATACCCTCGAAGTATGGCAGGTAGAAGGAAGTTTCCAGGGGCTGAAATTACCAAAAGAAGTGGTTGATAAAATTTATCGCGAAAACGCTCGTGACCGGATTCCCGGCCTCGGTCTTTAA
- a CDS encoding acyltransferase family protein: MDKIDNSLLDNYGRLLSLDFYRGFTMFLLIAEGAGLWIAISNSYFDGSIIGAISTQFHHHPWNGLRFWDLVQPFFMFIVGVAMPISLGRRWARGDSWESTFKHVLYRAFMLLLLGLTIHCVYSGEIVFELWNVLSQLSFTYLLAFLIMRKSWKFQISFSVGLLLLTEFLYRIWWVEGFNQPFTPDQNFGTWMDLLLMGKISGGHWVVINALPTAAHTIWGVIAGQLLISNRETSEKFKKLIIFGVGLAILGYLMDPLITPIIKRIATTSFTIVSGGWCLLVLAGSFYVFDVKKWQTNSARFFAIVGMNPLFIYLFSEFGVVDWLYDFVQIFTTDILGIVAMPEAWINVFTASIVLGLMWYITYFLYKRKIFISI; the protein is encoded by the coding sequence ATGGATAAAATTGATAATTCGCTGCTAGATAATTACGGACGCCTTTTATCGCTCGATTTTTACAGAGGGTTCACCATGTTTTTGCTGATAGCTGAGGGAGCCGGATTGTGGATAGCTATCAGCAACTCTTATTTTGACGGCAGTATTATAGGAGCTATTTCCACTCAATTTCATCACCATCCCTGGAACGGCTTACGTTTTTGGGATCTTGTTCAGCCTTTCTTCATGTTTATTGTTGGGGTGGCCATGCCCATCTCATTGGGCAGACGATGGGCCCGTGGCGATTCCTGGGAAAGCACTTTCAAACACGTGCTATATCGTGCATTCATGCTTCTCCTCCTCGGATTAACCATCCATTGTGTCTATTCCGGCGAGATTGTTTTTGAACTTTGGAATGTCCTTTCGCAACTCTCGTTCACTTATCTTCTAGCCTTTCTCATCATGAGAAAAAGCTGGAAATTTCAGATCAGTTTCTCCGTTGGGCTGTTATTACTTACGGAGTTTCTCTACCGAATTTGGTGGGTTGAAGGATTTAATCAGCCTTTTACTCCGGACCAAAATTTCGGTACATGGATGGATCTCCTGTTAATGGGAAAAATTAGTGGTGGACACTGGGTAGTCATTAATGCCCTTCCAACAGCCGCTCACACCATTTGGGGAGTTATTGCTGGTCAGCTTTTGATCAGCAATCGTGAAACCAGCGAAAAATTTAAAAAATTAATCATCTTTGGTGTTGGTTTAGCCATTCTTGGATACCTGATGGATCCCTTGATTACTCCCATCATTAAACGGATTGCAACCACTTCGTTTACGATTGTGAGCGGTGGATGGTGTCTTTTGGTATTGGCCGGCTCCTTCTACGTTTTTGATGTAAAAAAATGGCAAACAAATTCAGCTCGCTTTTTTGCCATTGTCGGTATGAATCCGCTGTTTATTTACCTGTTCAGTGAGTTTGGTGTAGTGGATTGGCTGTACGACTTTGTTCAAATTTTTACGACTGATATTTTGGGAATTGTAGCCATGCCTGAAGCCTGGATTAATGTTTTTACAGCATCCATTGTTCTCGGGTTGATGTGGTATATCACATACTTTCTGTACAAGCGGAAAATTTTTATTTCGATTTAG
- a CDS encoding CehA/McbA family metallohydrolase, with translation MDENQFQYKSCSTIIFGFVNLFFFFLVVLSIPQPLFAQGNIYKLTPELHHLRTTDAREWSDFPQENLLKEFKTRFEAKENQTEFTLRLRQINVKQNWEISLNGVPLTRLHQNEADIIAYFIIPAGILTSGQNELAIQQSNQLPDDIIVGDIQIIQQTVENVLKNGEVIVRVVDRDTGSPLPSRITVVNEHQSLQTIWPSADSLTTVRPGVIYTGTGSANFFLPEGKYTIYAGRGMEYSVDSTAVSITGSDQLFETELSIYRQVDTEGFISSDTHIHTFTHSRHGDASIHERMLTIAGEGIELPIATDHNLHIDFKPAAEKMKIDNYFTPVIGNEVTTPLGHFNVFPVLEKAPPPESNIENWEILFDHIYDTPNASVVIFNHGRDIHGGFRPLDSEFFNEITGTFQKGFNPEFNAMEVLNSGAHQSDIMQLFHDWFAMTNRGYTLTPVAGSDSHDVNRYILGQARTYIEFPDDDVSNMNIPKASERIVQGKVGIGMGLFTTMTVNEMFTAGDLVPVRDSIEVSIRVQGPDWIDADVIELYQNGQIVRSEKISTKSRAGLKWEGSWNLPKLNHDSFLVAIARGPGITKPFWPIARPWEPKSIEWTPEVIGTTGAIWLDEDGNGKRTSAFEYATEVMELSEGFFSELLQQLENFDQAVAIQAAGIFFEEHSNQLPLSEEMHRLIEASAPQVRKGMNMYLDYQKQIGE, from the coding sequence ATGGATGAAAATCAGTTTCAATACAAATCATGCTCTACAATCATTTTCGGTTTTGTAAACCTGTTTTTCTTTTTCCTTGTAGTCCTTTCAATACCACAGCCTCTTTTTGCACAGGGAAATATCTACAAATTAACTCCGGAACTTCATCATCTGCGAACAACTGATGCCAGAGAGTGGAGTGATTTTCCACAAGAGAATCTACTGAAAGAATTTAAGACCCGGTTTGAAGCAAAGGAAAATCAAACTGAATTCACGCTTCGGCTTCGCCAGATAAATGTGAAGCAAAATTGGGAAATCAGCCTGAACGGTGTTCCATTAACGCGTCTTCATCAAAATGAAGCTGATATCATTGCCTACTTTATCATACCGGCAGGGATTTTAACCTCAGGACAAAATGAGCTGGCTATTCAACAATCCAATCAACTGCCGGATGATATTATAGTTGGAGATATACAAATCATCCAACAAACTGTTGAGAACGTGTTAAAAAATGGCGAAGTAATTGTTCGCGTAGTAGATCGTGACACCGGTAGTCCATTGCCTTCGCGAATTACCGTTGTCAATGAACACCAATCACTCCAAACCATCTGGCCTTCTGCAGACAGCCTGACCACCGTACGCCCCGGCGTTATTTATACAGGAACGGGATCTGCCAATTTTTTTCTTCCTGAAGGCAAATATACAATCTATGCTGGAAGGGGAATGGAATACAGTGTCGACTCTACAGCGGTTTCCATCACCGGTTCAGATCAACTTTTTGAGACAGAGCTTTCTATTTATCGTCAGGTTGACACAGAAGGATTTATCAGTAGTGATACACATATTCACACTTTTACCCACTCGCGGCACGGCGATGCTTCCATTCACGAAAGGATGCTGACAATTGCCGGCGAAGGAATTGAGCTGCCCATTGCAACAGATCATAATCTCCATATAGATTTTAAGCCTGCTGCTGAGAAAATGAAGATTGACAACTACTTTACACCGGTAATTGGAAACGAAGTCACAACCCCTTTGGGGCATTTCAATGTCTTCCCGGTATTGGAAAAAGCCCCGCCGCCGGAATCCAACATCGAAAATTGGGAGATTTTATTCGATCATATATATGATACTCCCAACGCATCCGTCGTAATTTTCAATCACGGACGTGACATTCACGGAGGATTCAGACCTCTCGACAGTGAATTCTTTAATGAAATAACCGGAACATTTCAGAAGGGTTTCAATCCTGAATTTAATGCCATGGAAGTTCTCAATTCCGGAGCTCATCAATCGGATATTATGCAGCTTTTCCATGATTGGTTTGCCATGACGAACCGCGGATATACCCTGACACCCGTTGCCGGAAGTGACTCTCATGACGTCAATCGTTACATCCTGGGACAAGCAAGAACCTATATCGAATTCCCGGATGATGACGTCTCAAATATGAATATTCCGAAAGCATCTGAACGGATTGTACAGGGCAAAGTTGGCATTGGAATGGGACTTTTTACCACCATGACTGTAAATGAAATGTTTACTGCCGGCGATCTTGTACCGGTCCGGGATTCCATAGAAGTTTCGATTCGCGTTCAGGGACCCGATTGGATAGATGCCGATGTAATCGAATTATACCAAAATGGCCAGATCGTCCGATCAGAAAAAATCTCAACAAAATCCCGCGCCGGACTGAAATGGGAAGGAAGCTGGAATCTCCCAAAACTTAATCATGACTCCTTCCTGGTTGCTATCGCACGAGGTCCCGGAATCACAAAACCATTCTGGCCCATTGCACGTCCCTGGGAACCTAAATCGATCGAATGGACGCCTGAAGTAATCGGGACAACAGGTGCAATTTGGCTGGATGAAGATGGAAATGGAAAAAGAACTTCTGCTTTTGAATATGCAACTGAAGTCATGGAATTATCAGAGGGCTTTTTTTCTGAATTACTTCAACAGCTCGAAAATTTTGATCAGGCCGTAGCTATTCAGGCTGCCGGTATATTTTTTGAAGAACATTCCAATCAACTTCCACTTTCAGAAGAAATGCACCGTTTAATCGAAGCTTCTGCTCCCCAGGTTAGGAAAGGGATGAACATGTACCTGGATTATCAGAAACAGATTGGAGAGTAA
- a CDS encoding GMC oxidoreductase: MMYIGQSKEERTFDAIVIGSGMSGGYAAKELCDQGVKTLVLERGRPVKHGDYPTAMKDPWEVDHAARLPQEMLERNPIIAKCYAFDKTTEHFFVKDEEQPYIQEKPFDWIRSYQEGGKSLVWARGCQRWSKYDFEAPGRDGYGIEWPITYDDLAPWYSKVEKFAGWSGNKDGLEHFPDGEFLPPFEFNCVEEHMKQKIESSFKDRYYIQGRCAHLTQVQDIHRQQGRGQCMARNMCQRGCPYGAYFSSNSTTLPWAMQTGNLTIRTHSVVHSIIYDKDKEKAIGVRVVDANTKEMTEYYARIIFVNAACINSNMILLNSTSDRFPNGLGNDSGVLGHYLGFHNYRGRISADIEGFDDKYYYGRRPTGPLIPPFRNVFEQESDADFQGRYHISINASRPGWRRGFSSSKIGVDLKNELMEPGSWRIGGRMSGEVIPRYENHVRLSETETDEWGFPQLVISIDYGENDVKMMNDFLDKAVDILDAVGVKNIQTGDNNQNPGLDIHEMGGVRMGKDPKTSVLNKWNQIHSCKNVFVTDGACMTTTSTQNPSLTFMAITARAAHFAVEEMGKGNL, from the coding sequence ATGATGTATATCGGTCAATCCAAAGAGGAAAGAACGTTCGATGCTATTGTCATCGGTTCAGGAATGAGTGGCGGATATGCAGCCAAGGAACTTTGTGACCAGGGAGTTAAAACGCTGGTATTGGAACGGGGAAGACCCGTTAAACATGGCGATTATCCTACAGCAATGAAGGATCCCTGGGAGGTAGATCATGCCGCCCGGTTGCCGCAAGAAATGCTCGAAAGGAATCCTATCATTGCTAAATGCTATGCTTTCGATAAAACCACCGAGCATTTCTTTGTAAAAGATGAGGAACAACCCTACATCCAGGAAAAGCCGTTTGATTGGATCCGAAGTTACCAGGAAGGCGGCAAATCTTTGGTTTGGGCACGTGGTTGCCAGCGTTGGAGTAAATACGATTTTGAAGCCCCCGGCCGGGATGGATATGGAATTGAATGGCCTATCACATATGATGATTTAGCTCCCTGGTATTCCAAAGTTGAAAAGTTTGCCGGATGGAGCGGAAATAAAGATGGCCTTGAGCATTTTCCCGATGGCGAGTTTCTTCCACCGTTTGAGTTCAATTGTGTGGAAGAACACATGAAACAGAAAATAGAATCTTCTTTTAAAGATCGATATTACATCCAGGGTCGGTGTGCTCATCTGACACAAGTACAAGATATTCACCGCCAGCAAGGACGGGGACAATGTATGGCAAGGAACATGTGCCAGCGCGGTTGTCCGTACGGAGCTTATTTCAGTTCCAATTCAACAACTCTGCCCTGGGCCATGCAAACCGGCAATTTGACGATTCGAACCCACTCTGTTGTCCATTCTATTATTTATGATAAAGATAAGGAGAAAGCCATAGGCGTTCGCGTGGTTGATGCAAATACAAAAGAAATGACGGAATATTATGCCCGGATTATTTTTGTGAATGCAGCTTGTATCAATTCAAATATGATTCTTCTGAACAGTACGTCCGACCGATTCCCGAATGGCCTGGGTAATGACAGTGGAGTCTTGGGACACTACCTCGGATTTCATAACTACCGGGGCAGAATCAGTGCCGATATCGAAGGCTTTGATGATAAATATTATTACGGAAGAAGGCCTACCGGTCCGCTGATTCCACCATTCAGAAATGTTTTTGAACAGGAAAGTGATGCGGATTTCCAGGGACGCTACCATATCTCGATTAATGCCAGCCGCCCGGGATGGAGACGAGGTTTCAGTTCTTCAAAAATTGGTGTTGATCTGAAAAATGAACTTATGGAACCGGGAAGCTGGAGAATTGGCGGAAGAATGTCGGGCGAAGTTATTCCCCGATATGAAAATCACGTTCGCTTAAGCGAAACCGAAACAGATGAATGGGGCTTTCCTCAACTCGTTATTTCAATCGATTACGGCGAAAACGATGTAAAAATGATGAATGATTTCCTGGATAAAGCCGTAGACATTCTGGATGCTGTAGGTGTAAAAAATATTCAAACCGGAGACAACAACCAGAATCCCGGACTGGATATTCATGAGATGGGCGGTGTGCGGATGGGTAAAGATCCTAAAACGTCTGTTCTGAATAAGTGGAACCAGATTCATTCCTGTAAAAATGTTTTTGTAACGGATGGAGCCTGCATGACCACCACATCTACTCAAAACCCATCGTTAACATTTATGGCGATTACAGCTCGTGCTGCTCATTTTGCGGTTGAAGAGATGGGCAAAGGGAATTTATAA
- a CDS encoding amidohydrolase family protein, with translation MKMISSKQSTRTLKRFLTISCLAILTIAIQGCAQKEASTAEYYTEEDYDSVEKFNSHVHLYSEDTIYIDESIKGNFKLLTFLSSAPGSTSEISVPDQETNTLEQIELYPENLFYATTILDPYSFNEPDWVEKTIAHLDQSFKKGAIAVKIRKSIGMEVRKPNGEFVTIDDPKFDPVIDFIAENNKTLIGHIGEPKNCWLPLEEMTVGGDRQYYSEHPQYHMYLHPEFLSHEEHIQAVENMLQKHPDVRYVGAHLGSLEYDVDELAKRLDKYPNMAVDMAERISHFQYQAVTDWEKVRNFLITYQDRLIYATDDSHYGPKPHFGAELTDASLRTKEQIEEATDVNYRRHWKFFTTEGFMNAPKLEDKQFKAMHLPKEVVDKIYMKNAEKWFPGIL, from the coding sequence ATGAAGATGATATCATCTAAACAATCAACCCGCACTTTAAAGCGGTTCCTGACAATTTCCTGTTTGGCAATTTTGACAATTGCCATTCAGGGTTGTGCACAAAAGGAAGCCTCCACGGCAGAATATTATACGGAAGAGGATTACGATTCGGTTGAAAAGTTCAATTCTCACGTGCACCTGTACAGCGAGGATACTATATATATCGATGAATCGATTAAAGGCAATTTCAAACTGCTGACATTTTTGTCATCGGCGCCGGGTTCAACCAGCGAGATATCTGTTCCGGACCAGGAAACAAATACGCTGGAACAAATTGAATTGTATCCGGAAAATCTGTTTTATGCCACGACCATCCTGGATCCGTATAGTTTTAATGAACCCGATTGGGTTGAAAAAACCATCGCGCATTTAGATCAGTCTTTTAAAAAAGGAGCGATTGCTGTAAAAATCAGGAAAAGTATCGGGATGGAAGTCAGAAAGCCGAACGGGGAGTTCGTGACCATTGACGACCCTAAATTCGACCCGGTTATCGATTTTATAGCAGAGAATAATAAAACCCTGATCGGCCACATTGGCGAGCCCAAAAATTGCTGGCTTCCCCTCGAAGAAATGACAGTGGGCGGAGACAGACAATATTACAGCGAGCATCCGCAATATCACATGTATCTTCATCCGGAATTTTTATCGCATGAGGAACACATCCAGGCTGTTGAAAATATGTTGCAGAAGCATCCGGACGTTCGGTATGTGGGAGCGCATCTTGGTAGTTTGGAATATGATGTGGACGAACTCGCAAAACGGCTCGACAAATATCCCAATATGGCTGTGGATATGGCAGAACGTATTTCACACTTTCAATATCAGGCAGTAACAGATTGGGAGAAAGTGAGAAACTTTTTGATTACATATCAGGATCGGCTAATATATGCGACGGATGATTCACACTATGGACCCAAACCGCATTTTGGAGCAGAATTAACGGATGCATCACTCCGAACGAAAGAACAAATCGAGGAAGCAACGGACGTTAATTATCGAAGACACTGGAAGTTTTTTACAACGGAAGGATTTATGAACGCTCCAAAACTCGAGGATAAACAGTTCAAAGCAATGCATCTGCCCAAAGAAGTTGTAGATAAGATCTACATGAAAAATGCCGAAAAGTGGTTTCCAGGCATTCTTTGA
- a CDS encoding amidohydrolase family protein: protein MKRSININKSFFLVLIAALSINACTQTEGTQSQNRSGEVELLDTLLLKDWMPENVHKVHRTNITKAKYPVIDLHAHAYATTEEEVARRVAIMDAVGIEKSVVLTGATGEEFDRLFELYSKYPDRFFIYVGFDYTGYEEDGWSDKMIAELRRVAEMGAVGIGEVHDKGPGLAPGMHPDDPRMDPVFEAAGELGLTINLHVAEPIWMYEAMDSTNDGLTRAYTWRVKNQDQIVGHDGMVEIFGRTLERHPNTTFVAAHLANTSNDFSLLAELFDKYPNLYGDVSARFGEFSTIPRATAAFFEKYQDRIVYGTDYGFETFPDNPSKPYGNNTSTEEMFKMTFRVLETADEHFYITDLVGYKWPMYGLNLSDETLRKIYRENALKILGE from the coding sequence ATGAAACGTTCAATTAATATCAATAAATCGTTTTTTTTAGTACTTATTGCAGCTCTTAGTATAAACGCTTGCACGCAAACTGAGGGAACTCAGTCTCAAAACCGATCCGGTGAAGTAGAATTACTTGATACATTACTACTGAAGGACTGGATGCCGGAAAATGTTCATAAAGTTCATCGTACAAATATTACCAAGGCGAAATACCCGGTAATAGATTTGCACGCTCATGCATATGCCACCACCGAAGAAGAGGTTGCGAGACGTGTTGCAATCATGGATGCTGTAGGCATTGAAAAATCAGTCGTATTAACCGGAGCAACCGGTGAAGAATTTGACAGGCTTTTTGAACTCTATTCAAAATATCCAGACCGATTCTTTATATATGTTGGCTTTGATTACACCGGCTACGAAGAAGACGGCTGGAGTGATAAGATGATTGCAGAACTCCGAAGAGTCGCTGAAATGGGAGCTGTGGGTATTGGAGAAGTCCATGATAAAGGTCCGGGCCTTGCGCCGGGAATGCATCCTGACGATCCCAGAATGGATCCGGTTTTCGAAGCTGCCGGCGAGTTGGGGCTTACAATAAATCTTCATGTGGCCGAACCAATCTGGATGTACGAAGCCATGGATTCTACCAACGACGGACTGACACGAGCCTATACATGGCGCGTTAAAAATCAGGATCAAATCGTTGGGCATGACGGCATGGTTGAAATATTCGGAAGAACGCTGGAGCGTCATCCTAATACAACATTCGTTGCTGCTCACTTGGCAAATACTAGTAACGATTTCTCACTGCTGGCTGAGCTTTTTGACAAATATCCAAACTTATATGGTGATGTATCCGCTCGTTTTGGAGAATTTTCTACCATTCCAAGAGCAACAGCGGCATTCTTTGAAAAATACCAGGATCGAATTGTATACGGAACAGACTACGGTTTCGAAACCTTCCCGGACAATCCTTCAAAACCATATGGAAACAATACCAGCACCGAAGAGATGTTCAAGATGACCTTCCGGGTTTTGGAAACAGCAGACGAGCATTTTTATATCACGGACCTTGTTGGGTATAAATGGCCAATGTACGGTTTGAATTTAAGTGATGAGACCCTTCGTAAAATTTACAGGGAAAATGCTTTAAAGATATTGGGCGAGTGA
- a CDS encoding Gfo/Idh/MocA family protein, protein MSKLNRKDFLKMSTAGLSTSMLAGLSMSKPVVAKKRSSYQQKPIRLGFVGIGGRGTWHLSAALGIEGVEVPAICEIRADRLENAKNMVEASGRPTPTLYGEGPQGETDFQRLCEEEDLDVVICSTSWKWHVPVCLAAMNNGKHAACEVPLVLTLDEAWRIVETFEKTGKWASTVLGGFPDATLLNMVRKGLFGEIIHVEDGYVHDLRFVKNNVDREPWRLQHSIDRNGNLYPDHPMRTIMPALDINHGDRIDFLVSMSSKAVMLNRYAAEQFGSDHPDATRKMNQGDYNASLIRTVNGKMITLNFDTNTPHPRESFRIQGTKGVYEDGGGIQTIYLEGPSPEEHEWESADKYLEEYEHPLLKNYNPPARIGGAIEGHGQRMTQTPINWHNLIMAISEGTQPYIDTYDSVTSSAVSAVSEASVANNGRPVDFPDFTKGKWKERTPIFMEV, encoded by the coding sequence ATGAGTAAATTGAACAGAAAAGATTTCTTAAAAATGTCTACCGCAGGTTTAAGCACATCTATGCTTGCCGGTTTAAGTATGTCAAAGCCTGTAGTGGCAAAAAAGAGATCTTCTTATCAACAAAAGCCAATTCGCCTGGGATTTGTTGGCATTGGCGGACGTGGCACATGGCACCTGAGCGCTGCTTTGGGAATTGAAGGAGTTGAAGTACCCGCAATTTGTGAAATTCGGGCAGATCGGCTTGAAAATGCAAAGAACATGGTTGAGGCGTCCGGAAGGCCAACCCCAACTCTATATGGGGAAGGCCCTCAGGGCGAAACCGATTTTCAGCGGTTATGCGAAGAAGAAGATCTGGATGTAGTTATTTGTTCCACTTCCTGGAAGTGGCATGTTCCTGTCTGCCTTGCCGCGATGAACAATGGTAAACATGCTGCCTGCGAAGTGCCTTTGGTGCTTACCCTGGACGAAGCATGGAGAATTGTCGAAACGTTTGAAAAAACAGGCAAATGGGCCAGTACCGTACTGGGTGGATTCCCCGATGCAACCCTGTTAAATATGGTTCGAAAGGGATTGTTTGGTGAAATCATTCATGTTGAAGACGGTTATGTACACGATCTTCGGTTTGTAAAAAACAACGTGGACAGAGAACCCTGGAGATTGCAACACTCTATCGACCGAAACGGGAATCTTTATCCGGATCACCCCATGAGAACCATCATGCCGGCGCTGGATATTAACCATGGCGACAGAATTGATTTTCTGGTTTCTATGAGTTCAAAAGCGGTAATGCTGAACCGGTATGCGGCCGAGCAGTTTGGTTCCGACCATCCCGATGCAACTCGTAAAATGAACCAGGGTGATTACAACGCTTCCCTGATCCGTACTGTGAACGGAAAAATGATAACGCTCAATTTTGATACCAACACCCCCCATCCGCGGGAAAGTTTCCGAATTCAGGGAACCAAGGGTGTGTACGAAGACGGCGGAGGCATCCAAACAATTTATCTTGAAGGCCCAAGCCCGGAAGAGCATGAATGGGAATCGGCAGATAAATATCTTGAAGAATATGAGCATCCATTGCTCAAGAATTATAATCCTCCAGCACGAATTGGTGGTGCCATTGAGGGGCATGGTCAGCGTATGACACAAACCCCTATTAATTGGCACAACCTGATTATGGCGATTTCGGAGGGTACGCAACCTTACATTGATACCTACGATTCTGTTACAAGTAGTGCAGTTTCTGCAGTATCGGAGGCTTCCGTTGCTAATAATGGAAGGCCTGTAGATTTTCCTGATTTCACAAAAGGAAAATGGAAAGAAAGAACTCCAATTTTTATGGAAGTATAG